In Rhodothermales bacterium, the DNA window TGACGGGCGACTCGTTGCTTAATCCGCGCTGGTTCGAAATCGACCCGCAGCTTGTGAACGAAATCTGGGCGGTAACGGCGCCGGGCATGATCGACTACGCCGCAGGCAAGACGGAGTGGGCGGCGAGGATAACCAATGACAGCTTTGGCATCGAACCTGCGATGCATTACGGGGCCATGTACTCGGCAGCATTCTTTGTGTCAGATGTCGACAGCTTGATAGACATCGGTACAGCCGCGCTGCCCGACGGAAGTCGGTTTGCAGGCGTCGTGGAGGAGATGAAGGCGCTACACGCAATGTATCCCGACGACTGGCAAGCGGCCCGAAAGGAGTTGGCGGACAAGTACTTTATCCGGCAGCCGTACAACCGTTTCGGCTGGGAGCCCATCGACGCCATTCTGAACGGAGCAGCCGGGATTCTGGCCTTGCTGTATGGCGAAGGCGACATACAGCTGACCCTGGATCTCGCATGCGCGATCGGTTTCGACGCTGACAACCAGGCGGCGACGATGACCGGTCTGCTGGCCCTGGCCGGCGGCACCGATGTTCTGCCGGAAGCTTTGCTGTATCCCCTCGACGATGTCGAGTGGAACGCGCCGTTCAACGATCGCTATGTGAATGTGACCCGGCACGACATGCCGGATGCGTCTCTCACAGACATGGCCGCACGCATCGCCGAGCAGGGCGAGGCCGTTATCCTTGCGACAGGTGGGCGGCGCGTTGGGGATCACTACGAAATTCCCGTTGACGCCCGATTCATTCCTCCGCTCGAACTCCCGGCGCTTCCTCCTGTTTTTGCCGCCGTCGGTGAAGAGCTCGCGCTCGATATATTCCCGCATGGTGATCGAGATGCCGTCGACTGGACTCTTGATGGGGAGGTCCCGGGGTTGCGTTTCGATCGCGGACGACTGGCGGGTACGCCGTCCGAGATCGGGCAGTACGCATTGCGCGTGTCCGTTAACCGGGGAGACGCGGGTGCCCAGGAATCATACACGATCCACGTCCGATCAGAGAATTTCGCGCCTCTTGCGGA includes these proteins:
- a CDS encoding ADP-ribosylglycohydrolase family protein encodes the protein MSRSHKSSRCLTLVAGCALGLLLVSACLVERAAPDQNFRRIPVDEYRDRVLASWLGQIIGNTYGLSYEFKFLDEPGPDAFPYGYGEMLDRVREVDGAFSDDDTDIEYMYLLQMERHGIEPTYEQLTEAWKHHIRTRIWAANRVALTLMHHGYEPPLTGDSLLNPRWFEIDPQLVNEIWAVTAPGMIDYAAGKTEWAARITNDSFGIEPAMHYGAMYSAAFFVSDVDSLIDIGTAALPDGSRFAGVVEEMKALHAMYPDDWQAARKELADKYFIRQPYNRFGWEPIDAILNGAAGILALLYGEGDIQLTLDLACAIGFDADNQAATMTGLLALAGGTDVLPEALLYPLDDVEWNAPFNDRYVNVTRHDMPDASLTDMAARIAEQGEAVILATGGRRVGDHYEIPVDARFIPPLELPALPPVFAAVGEELALDIFPHGDRDAVDWTLDGEVPGLRFDRGRLAGTPSEIGQYALRVSVNRGDAGAQESYTIHVRSENFAPLAERVLHNENTDGLNAIRDGSLTEPVFYSSTRSTPHRQWYGYEWADEVVVSRVGVHMGFPQEEWGWLVNPAIEFRDSTGGWTPVLELSIDPSFPKGETKYLQPGFVGYDFRFQTVRTNAIRLVGVAGGDPVDAPPMYGSAISELTVHSQ